A region from the Chitinophaga sp. Cy-1792 genome encodes:
- the dxs gene encoding 1-deoxy-D-xylulose-5-phosphate synthase, which produces MTSNYRVDTPAELRNLPLAALPAICEDIRTFLIDHVAANGGHFSSSMGVVELTVALHYVFNTPEDKLVWDVGHQAYPHKLLTGRRSRFYTNRQLGGISGFPCREESEYDAFGTGHSSTSVSAILGMACAARHNGNHTRQHIAVIGDGAMTAGMAFEALNNAGYEQPNMLVVLNDNNMSIDANTGALQDYLTGLTTGRHYNALKGHIRRLLARPGHTDQWPVEMVRKLQKMLKGGLLRYSNLFEALNIRYFGPIDGHDLNKLIPVLEKLKHIPGPKLLHCVTTKGKGFAPAMADHARWHAPKIFDRLTGEQLDKTPAASTFQTVFGNTMMTLARSNPRIVAVTPAMLSGSALTRMQQEMPERVFDVGITEQHAVTFCAGLAADGMLPYCTVYSTFLQRAYDQVIHDVALQKLDVVFCIDRAGVVGQDGPTHHGAFDIAYLRCIPGITGAAPMDPEDFSNLLYTAQATRGLGPLAIRYPKGAGIPAGTDTAFRQLPIGKGRRIRDGKDIAVLSLGPVGAYVIAACKELEDFQLDIAHYDLRFFKPLDEALLHEVFRKYAAIITVEDGCIAGGVGTAVMEFMLEHGYRAGISRLGLPDTFAEQGTQQELHRLYGYDTQGIISRIKQLAAGLYKTNVILNNKEKIGEM; this is translated from the coding sequence ATGACCAGCAATTACAGGGTGGATACACCAGCGGAACTGCGGAACCTGCCGTTAGCGGCGCTGCCTGCTATCTGTGAAGACATCAGAACTTTTTTAATAGATCATGTGGCGGCCAATGGCGGGCATTTCAGTTCCAGTATGGGCGTAGTAGAATTAACGGTGGCCTTGCATTATGTGTTTAATACCCCGGAAGATAAGCTGGTGTGGGATGTAGGACATCAGGCATACCCGCATAAGCTACTTACCGGCAGGCGAAGCCGCTTTTATACCAACCGGCAGCTGGGCGGTATCAGTGGTTTCCCTTGCAGAGAAGAAAGCGAATATGATGCCTTCGGCACAGGCCATTCTTCCACTTCGGTATCGGCTATACTGGGCATGGCCTGTGCTGCCAGGCATAACGGCAATCACACCCGGCAGCATATCGCCGTAATAGGTGATGGCGCCATGACAGCAGGAATGGCATTTGAGGCGTTGAACAACGCCGGCTATGAACAGCCCAACATGCTGGTAGTGCTCAACGATAATAATATGTCGATAGACGCCAATACAGGCGCTTTGCAGGACTATCTCACCGGCCTGACTACCGGCAGGCATTACAACGCATTAAAGGGGCATATACGGCGCTTACTGGCGCGCCCGGGCCATACAGACCAATGGCCGGTAGAAATGGTCCGCAAGCTGCAGAAAATGCTGAAAGGCGGCTTGCTACGTTACAGCAACCTGTTCGAAGCACTGAATATCCGTTATTTCGGGCCCATAGACGGACATGATCTCAACAAGCTGATACCTGTATTGGAGAAGCTGAAGCATATACCCGGTCCTAAGCTGCTGCATTGTGTCACTACCAAGGGAAAAGGCTTTGCGCCCGCCATGGCAGACCATGCCCGTTGGCATGCCCCTAAAATTTTTGATCGGCTGACCGGTGAGCAGCTGGATAAAACACCTGCTGCCAGTACCTTCCAGACCGTTTTCGGAAATACGATGATGACCCTTGCCCGTAGTAATCCACGTATTGTGGCGGTAACGCCGGCCATGCTTTCCGGCAGTGCTTTAACGCGGATGCAGCAGGAAATGCCGGAACGTGTATTCGATGTAGGTATTACAGAACAACATGCAGTTACTTTTTGTGCAGGCCTCGCCGCTGATGGCATGCTGCCATATTGCACGGTCTATTCTACCTTTCTGCAACGTGCATACGATCAGGTGATACATGACGTAGCACTGCAAAAACTCGATGTGGTGTTCTGTATAGACAGGGCCGGTGTGGTAGGCCAGGATGGCCCAACGCATCACGGCGCTTTTGATATCGCCTACCTGCGTTGTATTCCAGGTATTACCGGTGCGGCTCCCATGGATCCGGAAGATTTCAGTAACCTGCTTTATACGGCACAGGCTACACGCGGTCTGGGCCCCTTGGCTATCCGTTATCCCAAAGGAGCTGGAATCCCGGCAGGGACAGATACCGCATTCAGACAGCTACCCATTGGAAAGGGGCGCCGGATAAGGGACGGTAAAGATATCGCGGTGTTGTCCCTCGGGCCTGTAGGGGCATACGTTATAGCTGCCTGTAAGGAGCTGGAAGATTTTCAGTTAGATATAGCCCATTATGACCTGCGGTTCTTCAAGCCGCTGGATGAAGCATTGCTGCATGAAGTGTTCCGTAAATATGCCGCAATTATTACCGTGGAAGATGGCTGTATAGCCGGTGGTGTGGGAACGGCGGTGATGGAATTTATGCTGGAACATGGCTACAGGGCCGGTATCAGCCGGCTTGGCTTGCCGGATACATTCGCTGAACAGGGCACCCAGCAGGAGCTTCATCGCTTATATGGATATGACACGCAGGGGATCATCTCCCGGATAAAACAACTGGCTGCAGGTCTTTATAAAACTAATGTTATATTAAACAACAAAGAAAAGATAGGAGAAATGTAG
- a CDS encoding N-acetyltransferase: MNITTKFAVVNKQGMDALLMLTKTLAEEKYATLIKPKILAEYISVYYNEQKLISEINNFSNQWLIVYADNEPAGYVRLSSKGQRPPSLESRRAVRVADFGILKKYPEAEVRDALFEKCLSVTRQYSNAWMIEYAGNPLLSIFENKGFVRSPESASLEGLPLEAVCLIA; this comes from the coding sequence ATGAATATCACCACGAAATTCGCCGTAGTCAACAAACAGGGAATGGATGCCCTGCTGATGCTGACTAAAACACTGGCAGAAGAAAAGTATGCCACCCTGATCAAACCAAAAATACTGGCAGAATATATCTCTGTATACTACAACGAGCAAAAGCTGATCTCAGAAATTAACAATTTCTCCAACCAATGGCTGATCGTATATGCAGATAATGAACCTGCCGGTTATGTACGACTCAGCTCCAAGGGACAACGCCCACCTTCACTGGAAAGCAGGCGCGCAGTACGTGTCGCCGACTTCGGCATACTAAAAAAATATCCTGAAGCCGAGGTAAGAGATGCGCTGTTCGAAAAATGCCTGTCTGTAACGAGGCAATACAGCAATGCCTGGATGATAGAATATGCAGGCAATCCGCTACTTTCCATATTCGAAAATAAAGGCTTCGTTCGATCGCCGGAATCCGCATCACTGGAGGGTTTACCGCTGGAGGCAGTATGTCTGATTGCGTAA
- a CDS encoding PLP-dependent aminotransferase family protein, which translates to MKVYKFEAFTNAIAESIKEGIFKPGHKLPSVRDLKVQYQTSISTIQQGYEYLIDLGLVESIPKSGYYVRNRPDLSQQQVKSRQRPVVRDATFKHHLGLTTAGKTGHQAATFNVAAPGDLLMPQKLLLRTMQQVIREQGAGLLRYYPSGGATNLKEQILKKAAVHQTLLHPDELLITDGALQALYIALASVCQAGDVIAIESPCVFSVLEVIRVLQLRVIEVPVDTRSGFDIDFFHKACRSNNIKAVVVTPNFHNPTGTLLSDEQKQALLAVAQQHHVAIIENDIYGDLYFHGHRPSNIKSFDDSGLVLTYTSYAKTLSPGIRLGWLSAGKFMQRAEQIRFALGSTVSPLYQETVCRLLAGNSYDRHLRAFRMQLAKNAYMAINLLAAHFPENTTFNTPAGGYNIWVKMPDHTDMANFYAQCEKTGIRFTPGYTFSFTNAFDKYFRLVFADKFTTKRKAAIRKAGQLAL; encoded by the coding sequence ATGAAGGTCTATAAATTCGAAGCCTTTACCAACGCCATCGCCGAAAGCATAAAAGAAGGCATTTTCAAACCCGGACATAAACTACCTTCTGTCCGGGACCTGAAAGTGCAGTACCAGACAAGCATCAGCACCATACAACAGGGTTACGAATACCTGATAGACCTCGGCCTGGTGGAAAGCATCCCTAAATCCGGCTACTATGTACGCAACAGACCGGATTTATCGCAGCAGCAGGTAAAGTCCAGGCAGCGGCCTGTTGTCAGGGATGCTACCTTTAAGCACCACCTGGGGCTCACTACTGCAGGCAAAACGGGTCACCAGGCGGCCACCTTCAATGTGGCTGCCCCTGGCGATCTGCTGATGCCGCAGAAGCTATTGCTACGCACCATGCAGCAGGTGATCCGGGAACAGGGCGCCGGATTGCTGCGCTACTACCCCTCCGGCGGCGCCACCAACCTGAAAGAACAGATCCTGAAGAAAGCTGCCGTACATCAAACCCTGCTCCACCCGGATGAACTGCTGATCACAGATGGCGCGCTACAGGCGCTATACATCGCCCTGGCATCTGTATGCCAGGCAGGTGATGTGATTGCCATCGAGAGCCCCTGCGTGTTTTCTGTACTGGAAGTCATCAGGGTATTGCAGCTACGGGTAATTGAAGTACCGGTAGATACCCGTAGCGGTTTCGATATCGACTTCTTTCATAAAGCCTGTCGCAGCAATAACATCAAGGCGGTAGTGGTAACGCCCAATTTCCACAACCCTACCGGCACCTTACTATCAGATGAACAGAAACAGGCATTGCTGGCAGTAGCACAGCAGCACCATGTTGCTATCATAGAGAATGATATTTATGGAGATCTGTACTTCCACGGACACCGGCCTTCCAACATCAAAAGTTTTGACGACAGCGGGCTGGTATTAACTTATACCTCCTACGCCAAAACACTGTCGCCCGGCATCAGACTGGGATGGCTTTCTGCCGGCAAATTCATGCAACGTGCGGAGCAGATCCGGTTTGCATTGGGCAGCACTGTATCCCCACTATACCAGGAAACAGTTTGCCGGTTATTAGCTGGCAATAGCTACGACCGGCACCTGCGGGCCTTCAGGATGCAACTCGCAAAAAATGCATATATGGCCATTAACCTGCTGGCAGCACATTTCCCGGAAAATACCACCTTCAACACTCCTGCCGGCGGATATAATATATGGGTGAAGATGCCCGACCATACGGACATGGCCAACTTCTACGCCCAATGTGAAAAAACAGGCATCCGGTTTACGCCTGGCTATACCTTTTCCTTCACCAATGCCTTCGATAAATACTTCCGGCTTGTATTCGCAGACAAATTCACTACTAAGCGCAAAGCCGCTATCCGGAAGGCCGGACAGCTGGCACTGTAG